One stretch of Paenibacillus sp. FSL R5-0341 DNA includes these proteins:
- a CDS encoding TatD family hydrolase has product MMLFDTHTHLDAPQFDEDREDMIQRAVDAGVGRMINIGFNRETIPTTMKLAETYDFIYAAVGWHPVDAISMQEGDLEWIASLCKHEKVVAIGEIGLDYHWDTSPKEVQHRVLRQQIALAREVNMPIVIHNRDAHEDIIRILREEKAGEVGGVMHSFSGSWETAKSCLDMGFHLSFGGPITFKNAKQPKEVLEKVPMDRFFIETDAPYLTPHPYRGKRNETAHVRLVAEAAAEIKGISVEEIAAITTKNAMERFGIR; this is encoded by the coding sequence ATGATGCTGTTCGACACACATACACATCTGGATGCACCACAATTCGACGAGGACCGCGAGGACATGATTCAGCGTGCTGTGGACGCCGGGGTTGGTCGCATGATCAACATTGGCTTTAACCGGGAGACGATTCCAACGACAATGAAACTGGCCGAAACGTATGACTTTATATATGCAGCTGTAGGGTGGCATCCGGTAGATGCGATCTCGATGCAGGAGGGCGATCTGGAGTGGATTGCATCTTTATGCAAGCATGAAAAAGTAGTTGCAATCGGTGAGATTGGATTGGATTATCACTGGGATACTTCACCGAAGGAAGTGCAGCATCGCGTATTACGACAACAGATTGCATTGGCTCGTGAAGTGAACATGCCAATTGTCATCCATAATCGGGATGCACACGAGGATATTATAAGAATTTTGCGTGAAGAGAAGGCGGGCGAGGTTGGCGGTGTGATGCACTCGTTCTCCGGCAGCTGGGAAACCGCGAAAAGTTGTCTCGATATGGGCTTCCATCTGTCCTTCGGAGGTCCAATCACATTCAAAAATGCAAAGCAGCCAAAAGAGGTTCTGGAGAAGGTTCCTATGGACCGGTTTTTCATTGAGACAGATGCGCCATATTTGACACCTCATCCGTACCGTGGAAAACGAAATGAGACAGCGCATGTACGTCTGGTTGCAGAGGCAGCTGCGGAAATTAAAGGCATTTCGGTAGAGGAAATTGCTGCAATAACCACCAAAAATGCCATGGAACGATTTGGGATTCGTTAA
- a CDS encoding 3D domain-containing protein: MGTFQPEETHESRSSSKSFALRWKHENMRQMALIAIFSIALTIMILLVVYGQAGKQISLVIDGKAQVVETRTGMLQEMLEEQSITVSPHDKVSMSMNGAITDGDRIVIERAVPVNITADGDTKTLYTTDSSVQEAIQKSGIQVASNDKVYPALGTTVKADMKIRVVRVTKRTVDVEQPIAYKVIKTADPSLYKGDNRVVVNGKEGTLVQHIEKVFQDGELVSKKMVGKSVANNRVDKVIAVGTKAKPVVKEPVIQTVSAQTSTTKQATTTNSKKTSASGSKVITVSGTSFKYSKVLKNVSMTAYSSEEPGIGTKTASGTRVTEGRTIAVDPKVIPIGWWVYIEGLGFRRAEDTGGAIKGNKIDVYYDSVKHALNFGRKKGKTVYVIGPVKPEAN; encoded by the coding sequence GTGGGCACATTCCAACCAGAAGAGACCCATGAGTCACGATCATCCAGTAAGTCTTTCGCGTTGCGGTGGAAGCATGAGAACATGCGTCAAATGGCATTGATCGCGATTTTCTCAATTGCGCTTACAATCATGATCTTGTTAGTCGTTTACGGTCAGGCCGGGAAACAAATTTCACTGGTTATTGATGGCAAAGCTCAGGTGGTAGAGACTCGTACAGGAATGCTTCAGGAAATGCTGGAGGAGCAGTCAATCACAGTCAGCCCTCACGATAAGGTATCCATGTCCATGAACGGGGCGATTACAGATGGAGACCGAATCGTTATTGAGCGGGCCGTTCCAGTTAACATTACGGCAGACGGAGACACCAAGACTCTGTATACAACCGATTCATCGGTACAAGAGGCAATTCAAAAATCAGGTATTCAAGTTGCAAGTAATGACAAAGTGTATCCGGCGCTTGGAACTACAGTCAAAGCGGATATGAAAATCCGTGTAGTGCGGGTAACAAAGCGTACAGTGGATGTAGAACAACCGATCGCTTATAAAGTGATCAAAACGGCTGACCCTAGCTTGTACAAAGGGGATAACCGTGTTGTTGTAAACGGCAAAGAAGGCACACTTGTCCAGCATATCGAAAAGGTATTTCAGGATGGAGAATTGGTCTCCAAAAAAATGGTCGGCAAATCCGTCGCGAATAATCGTGTAGATAAAGTGATCGCAGTCGGCACCAAAGCAAAACCGGTCGTAAAAGAGCCTGTGATTCAGACCGTATCGGCTCAAACTTCAACAACCAAACAGGCAACAACAACGAACTCGAAGAAAACCTCTGCCTCGGGCAGCAAAGTGATTACCGTATCCGGAACTTCTTTTAAATACTCCAAAGTACTTAAAAATGTATCCATGACTGCCTACTCTTCCGAAGAGCCTGGCATCGGCACTAAAACAGCTTCCGGTACTCGTGTAACGGAAGGGCGCACCATTGCGGTTGATCCCAAAGTCATTCCAATTGGCTGGTGGGTATATATCGAAGGTCTGGGCTTCCGTCGTGCGGAAGATACAGGCGGTGCCATTAAAGGCAACAAAATTGATGTATATTATGACAGTGTGAAGCATGCTCTGAATTTTGGACGCAAGAAAGGCAAGACGGTCTACGTGATCGGTCCGGTGAAGCCGGAAGCGAACTAA
- the rnmV gene encoding ribonuclease M5, producing the protein MIKEVIVVEGRDDTVAIRRAVEADTIETGGSAINQRILKRIALAQERRGVIVLTDPDHAGERIRKIIANKVPGCKHAFIPEADATRKGDIGVENASPEAIRHALERVHTSYEGAPSLIDWEDLIAAGLIVHPQAAARRMEMGNLLGIGYCNGKQFHKRLSVFQITREEFSTALAQIEREGL; encoded by the coding sequence ATGATAAAAGAAGTCATAGTGGTGGAAGGCCGTGACGATACGGTAGCCATTCGTCGGGCCGTGGAAGCCGATACAATAGAAACAGGTGGATCAGCCATCAACCAGCGCATTTTGAAGCGGATTGCGCTTGCTCAGGAGAGACGGGGAGTCATCGTACTGACAGATCCGGATCATGCCGGCGAACGCATTCGTAAAATTATTGCGAACAAGGTCCCTGGCTGCAAGCATGCCTTCATTCCAGAAGCGGATGCGACGCGCAAAGGGGACATTGGAGTGGAGAACGCCTCACCGGAGGCGATACGGCACGCGCTGGAACGCGTACATACTTCATACGAAGGTGCTCCGAGTCTGATCGATTGGGAGGACCTGATCGCGGCAGGACTTATCGTGCATCCACAGGCTGCCGCACGTCGCATGGAGATGGGCAATCTGCTAGGCATCGGATATTGTAACGGGAAGCAGTTCCACAAGCGTCTCAGTGTATTTCAGATTACACGGGAAGAGTTCTCTACAGCATTAGCGCAAATTGAACGTGAAGGATTGTGA
- the rsmA gene encoding 16S rRNA (adenine(1518)-N(6)/adenine(1519)-N(6))-dimethyltransferase RsmA: protein MKDMEETIEIATPKRTKEIIQRHGFSFKKSLGQNFLIDQNILNKIVNAADLDEFKGALEIGPGIGALTERLARVAGPVTAVEIDQRLIPILGEVMQPYSNVRVHHGDVLKLDLAELFNTDFASVDKVSVVANLPYYVTTPIMMKLLEEKLPVDSIVVMIQKEVAERMAAAPGSKDYGSLSIAVQYYSMPELVCIVPPTVFIPQPNVESAVIKLKVREQPPVEIPDEAHYFEVVQASFAQRRKTISNNLKARFFTKENREQADILLEQAGIQPSRRGETLSLQEYATLSTVMWEAGVRAAL from the coding sequence ATGAAGGACATGGAAGAGACGATAGAAATTGCAACGCCCAAGCGAACCAAAGAGATTATTCAAAGACACGGATTCTCATTCAAGAAAAGTCTGGGTCAGAACTTTCTGATTGATCAAAATATACTGAACAAAATCGTGAATGCAGCCGATTTGGACGAGTTCAAGGGCGCGTTGGAGATTGGGCCGGGTATTGGAGCACTTACGGAGCGTTTGGCTCGGGTAGCAGGTCCTGTCACAGCTGTAGAGATTGATCAGCGCTTGATCCCCATCCTGGGAGAAGTGATGCAGCCTTATTCGAATGTACGTGTTCATCATGGGGATGTACTGAAGCTTGACTTGGCTGAGTTGTTTAATACGGATTTTGCATCCGTGGACAAAGTTAGTGTCGTGGCTAACCTGCCTTACTATGTAACGACCCCAATCATGATGAAACTGCTGGAAGAGAAGCTGCCGGTAGACAGCATCGTTGTCATGATTCAAAAAGAAGTGGCTGAACGCATGGCTGCTGCACCAGGATCGAAAGACTACGGAAGTCTGAGCATCGCGGTTCAGTACTACAGTATGCCGGAGCTTGTGTGTATTGTGCCTCCTACGGTCTTCATTCCGCAACCTAACGTGGAGTCGGCTGTTATTAAGCTGAAGGTGCGTGAGCAACCGCCCGTGGAGATTCCGGATGAAGCACACTACTTCGAAGTGGTACAGGCTTCTTTTGCCCAGCGGAGAAAAACAATCTCGAACAACCTGAAAGCACGTTTTTTCACGAAGGAGAACCGGGAACAGGCAGACATTCTGCTGGAGCAGGCAGGTATTCAACCGTCCCGACGCGGAGAGACGTTAAGTTTGCAGGAGTACGCTACACTCAGCACCGTGATGTGGGAAGCAGGGGTACGCGCCGCGCTGTAA
- the yabG gene encoding sporulation peptidase YabG, protein MNIGDLVVRKSYGGDVTFRVEGLQLDAAVIKGTEFRLIADSPVDDLIQVPYEPQSAKTRQAHIKAHQTLSRLQQNRMEQAERNREGLVQDWSAQQEPAYFEMPGKVLHLDGDPNYLKKSMDLYEQLRVPAEGQYVHESAMADTLYRLLPKVRPDIVVITGHDGVLKTRQPYDLYSLGSYKNSQNFVSAIQVARQYERHLDALTIVAGACQSHFEALLRAGANFASSPGRILIHALDPVYVAAKASFTSVRDTVNMNDVLHNTISGSQGVGGVETRGSYRVGLPGLNDLSTLKVNPSAV, encoded by the coding sequence ATGAATATCGGAGACTTGGTCGTTCGGAAGTCATACGGCGGCGATGTGACTTTTCGGGTGGAAGGCCTTCAGTTGGATGCTGCGGTCATTAAAGGGACTGAGTTCCGGCTGATTGCTGATTCCCCGGTGGACGATTTGATACAGGTTCCCTACGAACCACAAAGCGCAAAGACCAGACAGGCGCATATTAAGGCACATCAGACCTTGTCCCGCCTGCAGCAGAATCGTATGGAACAGGCAGAGCGGAATCGTGAAGGTCTGGTGCAGGATTGGTCTGCCCAGCAGGAACCGGCTTATTTTGAAATGCCTGGCAAGGTGCTTCATCTGGACGGAGATCCGAATTATTTGAAAAAAAGTATGGATCTCTATGAGCAACTTCGTGTTCCCGCAGAGGGACAATATGTCCATGAATCCGCAATGGCAGATACCTTATACCGTTTATTACCCAAAGTACGTCCGGATATCGTGGTCATTACGGGTCATGATGGGGTACTTAAGACACGTCAGCCCTACGACTTATATAGTCTTGGTAGCTACAAGAACTCGCAAAATTTTGTGTCAGCCATTCAGGTGGCCAGACAATACGAACGCCATCTGGATGCACTCACCATAGTGGCAGGAGCCTGTCAGTCCCATTTTGAGGCACTGCTGCGCGCTGGAGCGAACTTTGCCAGTTCTCCGGGCAGAATTCTCATTCATGCACTTGATCCGGTCTATGTGGCAGCCAAGGCCTCCTTCACATCTGTTAGGGATACCGTCAACATGAACGATGTCCTGCACAATACCATCAGTGGTAGCCAGGGCGTGGGTGGTGTGGAGACACGCGGGAGTTACCGGGTAGGTCTGCCGGGATTAAATGATTTATCTACGCTAAAAGTGAACCCATCGGCAGTCTGA
- a CDS encoding Veg family protein, which translates to MAKNTLLDIKRNLDAHIGQKIMLRANGGRRKTIERTGVLEETYPSVFIVKLDEEQETFKRVSYSYADILTESVEVMVFDPGSQTHSSYMET; encoded by the coding sequence ATGGCTAAAAACACGCTGTTGGATATCAAACGCAATCTCGACGCACATATAGGTCAGAAAATTATGTTGCGGGCTAATGGTGGCCGCCGTAAGACCATTGAGCGTACGGGTGTATTGGAAGAAACGTACCCTTCTGTTTTTATCGTTAAGCTTGATGAGGAGCAAGAAACCTTCAAGCGAGTATCTTATAGTTATGCGGATATACTTACGGAATCGGTGGAAGTCATGGTCTTTGACCCGGGCAGCCAGACGCATAGCTCCTACATGGAGACGTAA
- a CDS encoding small, acid-soluble spore protein, alpha/beta type, producing MSRRRRSVMSEDLKNELAKDLGFYDTVQQEGWGGIKAKDAGNMVKRAIQLAEQAARKS from the coding sequence ATGAGTCGGAGAAGAAGAAGTGTCATGTCAGAGGATCTGAAGAATGAGCTGGCAAAAGACCTGGGTTTCTATGATACGGTGCAACAGGAAGGCTGGGGCGGAATTAAAGCCAAGGATGCAGGAAACATGGTGAAAAGAGCCATTCAACTGGCTGAGCAGGCTGCGCGCAAATCTTAA
- the ispE gene encoding 4-(cytidine 5'-diphospho)-2-C-methyl-D-erythritol kinase, translating to MKIYEKAPAKINLMLDVLHKRSDGFHEVEMIMTMVDLADRLEMSELPRDTIFISSQAGYIPLDEKNLAFQAARLIKERYNVRTGVHIHLDKKIPVAAGLAGGSSDAAAALRGLNRLWRLNIPDHELQELGAELGSDVPFCITGGTALATGRGEKLTPIPNPPQCWVILAKPPINVSTADVYGRFRSDKIVRHPSASKMEQAIRNQSFTEVCNQMGNVLEDVTLKLYPEVQHLKDAMIRLGADGVLMSGSGPTVFGLVSKESKVARIYNGLRGFCKEVYAVRMLT from the coding sequence TTGAAAATTTACGAAAAAGCGCCTGCTAAAATTAATTTGATGCTGGACGTTTTACATAAAAGAAGCGATGGATTCCATGAGGTTGAAATGATCATGACCATGGTCGATCTGGCTGATCGGCTGGAAATGTCGGAGTTGCCGCGAGATACCATTTTCATCTCCAGTCAGGCTGGATATATCCCGCTGGACGAGAAGAATCTGGCCTTCCAGGCAGCCAGGCTTATTAAGGAGCGCTATAACGTGCGTACGGGCGTCCATATTCATCTGGATAAAAAGATTCCGGTTGCAGCTGGACTTGCCGGAGGCAGCAGTGATGCAGCAGCAGCGCTGCGTGGATTGAACCGTCTGTGGCGGCTGAATATACCGGATCACGAACTTCAGGAGCTTGGAGCTGAACTCGGTTCGGATGTTCCATTCTGTATCACAGGAGGGACTGCACTCGCGACAGGGCGTGGTGAGAAATTGACTCCCATACCTAATCCGCCGCAATGCTGGGTGATTCTGGCCAAGCCTCCGATCAATGTGTCTACAGCCGATGTCTACGGACGGTTCCGCAGTGACAAGATTGTTCGTCATCCGAGTGCGTCCAAAATGGAGCAGGCTATTCGTAACCAATCATTTACGGAAGTGTGCAACCAGATGGGCAATGTGCTTGAAGATGTAACGTTGAAGCTGTATCCGGAAGTTCAGCATCTGAAGGATGCCATGATTCGTCTCGGTGCAGACGGCGTGTTGATGTCCGGCAGTGGTCCAACGGTATTCGGTCTGGTCTCCAAAGAATCCAAGGTTGCCCGGATCTACAATGGTCTGCGCGGCTTCTGCAAAGAAGTATACGCTGTACGTATGTTGACTTAA
- the purR gene encoding pur operon repressor: protein MKKLKRSARLVEMTQYLLSRPHTVIPLTTFAERYGAAKSSISEDLAIIKEVFEEGGSGELHTLAGAAGGVRWIPKVSRELALAFAERLSTQLAQPDRILPGEYLYMSDLLGQPALMNEAGKIFATAFGNMNIDVVMTVETKGIPLAYATGAQLNLPVVLVRRDHQATEGSAVSINYVSGSHKSLHTMSLSRRAMREHSRVLIVDDFMKAGGTVQGMIDLLAEFNATVAGVGVLVESGSVDSEERLLTDYVSLAKLTAVDAKSRHISVKPGNYFDL from the coding sequence GTGAAGAAGTTAAAACGAAGCGCAAGGCTGGTTGAAATGACGCAATACTTATTGTCCAGACCGCATACGGTTATTCCGTTGACCACATTTGCCGAACGCTATGGAGCTGCGAAGTCTTCGATTAGTGAAGATTTGGCGATTATCAAGGAAGTGTTCGAAGAAGGTGGGTCAGGAGAACTGCATACACTGGCTGGAGCAGCCGGGGGAGTAAGATGGATTCCGAAAGTGTCTCGAGAACTGGCACTGGCATTTGCGGAGCGACTGTCGACCCAGCTTGCGCAGCCTGATCGGATCTTGCCTGGAGAATACCTGTACATGTCCGATCTGCTTGGACAACCCGCATTGATGAATGAAGCCGGCAAGATCTTTGCAACGGCCTTTGGCAATATGAATATTGATGTGGTTATGACGGTAGAAACCAAGGGAATCCCACTGGCTTATGCGACCGGAGCCCAGCTCAACCTGCCTGTCGTGCTCGTACGCAGGGACCATCAGGCTACAGAAGGATCGGCCGTAAGTATCAATTATGTATCCGGGTCCCATAAAAGTCTGCATACCATGTCCCTGTCCCGCAGAGCGATGCGCGAGCATTCCAGAGTACTCATTGTGGATGACTTCATGAAGGCCGGTGGTACGGTGCAAGGAATGATCGATCTTTTGGCCGAGTTTAATGCTACGGTAGCCGGGGTAGGGGTACTGGTGGAATCTGGTTCTGTAGATTCAGAGGAGCGCTTGCTAACGGATTACGTCTCTCTGGCGAAGCTGACAGCGGTTGATGCCAAGAGCAGACACATTTCCGTCAAGCCTGGTAACTATTTCGACCTGTAG
- the spoVG gene encoding septation regulator SpoVG has protein sequence MQITDVRLRRVNSEGRMKAIASITIDNEFVVHDIRVIDGNNGMFVAMPSKRTPDGEFRDIAHPISSGTREKIQAAVLTEYDRAATEEEVIEEGA, from the coding sequence ATGCAAATTACGGATGTCAGACTCCGCCGTGTTAACTCGGAGGGGAGAATGAAGGCTATCGCATCCATTACCATCGATAACGAATTCGTCGTTCATGACATTCGTGTCATTGATGGTAACAACGGAATGTTTGTTGCTATGCCAAGCAAGCGTACTCCTGACGGAGAGTTCCGTGATATCGCCCACCCGATCTCTTCCGGTACTCGTGAGAAGATTCAGGCAGCAGTTTTGACTGAATACGATCGTGCAGCAACTGAGGAAGAAGTCATTGAAGAAGGTGCCTGA
- the glmU gene encoding bifunctional UDP-N-acetylglucosamine diphosphorylase/glucosamine-1-phosphate N-acetyltransferase GlmU, producing MKRMAIVLAAGQGKRMKSKLYKVLHPVCGKPMVGHVLDAALSAGVERSVVVVGHGAEAVQSFLGSRAEYALQAEQLGTGHAVKQVKSLLGGETGSTIVVCGDTPLVTSETLEGLMKLHESSGAAATVLTAQLDNPKGYGRVIRGEDGSVQRIVEQKDCTEQEDAVNEINTGTYCFDNAKLFAALEKVTNQNAQGEYYLTDVVGIFRNDGEVVEAYMSDDIAESIGVNDRLALSQAEAFMRERLAVRHMLNGVTIIDPSSTYIGADVTIGADTVLYPGTILKGTTSIGEACHIGPQADVEDSVIQDGVTIKHSVVSNAEIGSDATVGPYANLRPGTKLGRNVKIGDFVEVKNATIDEGSKVSHLSYIGDAKVGKNVNVGCGAITVNYDGYNKAVTTIEDDAFVGSNVNLIAPITVGKGAYVVAGSTVTHSVPENDLAIARPRQENKPGYAEKIRGRAKAKKQNAKPQ from the coding sequence TTGAAACGAATGGCAATCGTTCTTGCCGCAGGGCAAGGGAAACGAATGAAATCAAAATTGTACAAAGTACTGCATCCCGTATGCGGTAAACCTATGGTTGGACATGTGCTGGATGCAGCACTCAGCGCAGGCGTTGAACGCAGTGTAGTTGTAGTCGGTCATGGTGCCGAAGCGGTGCAGTCATTTTTGGGTTCCAGAGCAGAGTATGCACTTCAGGCGGAACAACTGGGTACAGGTCATGCAGTGAAGCAAGTTAAATCCTTGCTTGGCGGTGAAACTGGATCTACAATTGTGGTCTGCGGAGATACACCACTTGTGACCAGTGAGACGTTGGAAGGTCTGATGAAGCTGCATGAGAGCAGCGGAGCTGCAGCCACAGTTCTTACGGCTCAGTTGGACAATCCCAAAGGCTATGGCCGCGTGATTCGCGGAGAAGATGGGTCTGTACAACGGATTGTGGAACAAAAGGATTGCACAGAGCAGGAAGATGCTGTGAATGAGATTAACACGGGCACATACTGTTTTGATAATGCAAAATTGTTCGCAGCCCTGGAAAAAGTGACGAACCAGAACGCTCAGGGAGAGTATTATCTCACAGACGTGGTTGGCATTTTCCGCAATGATGGAGAAGTCGTTGAGGCTTATATGTCAGATGACATCGCAGAATCCATCGGGGTTAACGACCGACTCGCGCTTTCACAAGCCGAAGCCTTCATGCGTGAACGTCTCGCCGTACGCCATATGTTGAACGGTGTTACAATCATTGATCCGTCATCGACATATATCGGAGCGGATGTTACGATTGGAGCAGATACGGTATTGTATCCGGGGACGATCCTCAAAGGCACAACTTCCATTGGTGAAGCATGCCATATTGGTCCTCAGGCAGATGTGGAAGACAGTGTTATTCAGGACGGAGTTACGATTAAACATTCGGTAGTATCCAATGCCGAAATTGGTTCTGATGCAACGGTAGGTCCATATGCTAATTTGCGTCCAGGGACTAAACTGGGTCGCAACGTAAAAATTGGTGACTTTGTCGAAGTGAAAAATGCTACAATTGATGAAGGTTCCAAAGTATCTCATCTCAGCTATATTGGAGATGCCAAAGTAGGCAAAAACGTAAATGTTGGATGTGGGGCAATAACTGTCAATTATGATGGTTATAATAAAGCTGTGACAACGATTGAAGATGATGCTTTTGTAGGCAGCAACGTCAATCTGATTGCACCGATTACGGTAGGAAAAGGCGCTTATGTGGTTGCTGGTTCCACCGTTACCCATTCCGTTCCCGAGAATGATCTGGCCATTGCTCGTCCACGTCAGGAGAATAAACCTGGCTATGCGGAGAAGATTCGCGGACGTGCCAAAGCCAAGAAACAAAATGCCAAACCCCAATAA
- a CDS encoding ribose-phosphate diphosphokinase — protein sequence MTYFDSKLKIFTCNSNPKLAHQIADYIGIPMGESHTTSFSDGEIQVKLSESVRGCHVYIVQSTCLPVNDNLMEMLVMIDALKRASAKTINVVIPYYGYARQDRKARSRDPITAKLVANLIEKAGATRVIAMDLHAMQIQGFFDIPVDHLLGVPILAQYFRSKQIENPVVVSPDHGGVVRARKLADFLNAPLAIIDKRRPEPNVSEVMNIIGNIEGKTAILIDDIIDTAGTIVLGANALMEGGVKEVYACCTHPVLSGPAMERLENAPLKEVIVTDTIPITHANPTSKLKVLSVAPLLGEAIIRVHEELSISKLFEIE from the coding sequence ATGACTTATTTTGATTCGAAATTAAAAATATTTACTTGCAATTCTAACCCCAAGCTCGCCCATCAAATTGCTGATTATATCGGGATTCCCATGGGTGAATCTCACACAACTAGCTTCAGTGATGGCGAAATTCAAGTGAAACTCTCCGAGAGTGTTCGGGGTTGTCACGTCTACATCGTGCAGTCCACTTGCTTGCCGGTTAATGACAACCTGATGGAAATGCTCGTTATGATTGATGCACTTAAACGGGCATCTGCCAAGACGATTAACGTCGTTATTCCTTACTATGGCTATGCAAGACAGGATCGCAAGGCACGTTCACGTGACCCAATTACGGCGAAACTGGTTGCCAACCTGATCGAAAAAGCGGGTGCAACCCGTGTTATCGCGATGGACTTGCATGCAATGCAGATTCAGGGATTCTTCGACATTCCGGTCGACCATTTGCTCGGCGTGCCGATTCTGGCTCAATATTTCCGGTCGAAACAGATCGAAAATCCAGTTGTCGTGTCACCTGACCACGGTGGCGTAGTCCGCGCACGTAAACTGGCTGATTTCCTGAATGCACCTCTTGCGATTATCGACAAACGTCGTCCTGAGCCGAATGTGAGCGAAGTGATGAACATTATCGGTAACATCGAGGGTAAAACAGCCATTCTGATCGATGACATTATTGACACGGCGGGAACGATTGTACTGGGAGCGAATGCTCTGATGGAAGGCGGCGTGAAAGAAGTATACGCGTGCTGTACTCACCCAGTATTGTCCGGACCTGCGATGGAACGTTTGGAGAATGCACCATTGAAGGAAGTCATCGTAACGGATACCATTCCAATTACGCATGCTAATCCGACAAGCAAACTCAAAGTGTTGTCTGTAGCGCCTTTGCTCGGAGAAGCAATTATCCGGGTTCATGAGGAATTGTCAATCAGCAAGCTGTTTGAAATTGAATAA
- the pth gene encoding aminoacyl-tRNA hydrolase codes for MKWIVGLGNPGSNYAKTRHNIGFMALDRLADRHSISITQSKCKALIGEGNIGGVKTVLIKPMTFMNLSGESVRAYMDFYKVSLEDLIVVYDDMDTEIGKVRLRYQGSAGGHNGIKSIIQHTGTQQFNRVRMGISRPEPGHAIVDYVLSTFMKKEKEALDQTIEQTCDALEHSLTHTFEQTMAKFNG; via the coding sequence ATGAAGTGGATTGTCGGACTTGGAAATCCAGGCTCGAACTATGCCAAAACCCGTCATAATATCGGTTTTATGGCACTGGATCGGTTGGCTGATCGTCATAGTATCTCCATTACACAGAGTAAATGTAAGGCGCTGATTGGAGAAGGCAACATCGGCGGTGTGAAAACAGTACTGATCAAACCAATGACCTTTATGAATTTATCTGGTGAATCGGTTCGAGCGTATATGGACTTTTATAAAGTTAGTCTTGAAGATCTGATTGTTGTGTACGACGACATGGATACAGAGATTGGAAAAGTTAGATTGCGTTATCAAGGCAGTGCAGGCGGACATAATGGGATCAAGTCCATTATTCAGCATACCGGTACACAGCAGTTTAACCGGGTACGCATGGGAATATCCCGGCCTGAACCAGGACATGCCATTGTCGATTATGTACTGTCGACATTTATGAAAAAAGAAAAAGAGGCCCTTGATCAGACCATTGAGCAAACGTGTGATGCCCTGGAGCATAGCTTGACTCATACGTTTGAACAAACAATGGCGAAGTTTAACGGTTAA
- a CDS encoding anti-sigma-F factor Fin family protein, with translation MSVNYVCRHCRTFIGRIDSARITEVELGFHFLTPDERRDIIAYNSGGDITVRITCDYCKEALEHNPELSLLASPLQ, from the coding sequence ATGTCAGTGAATTACGTATGTCGGCATTGCCGTACCTTTATTGGACGAATCGATTCTGCCCGGATAACGGAAGTAGAGCTTGGCTTTCATTTCTTGACCCCCGACGAGCGGAGGGATATAATAGCGTATAATTCCGGTGGTGATATTACCGTTCGGATTACATGTGATTACTGTAAGGAAGCCCTGGAGCACAATCCAGAGCTTAGTCTGCTCGCGAGTCCGCTTCAGTAG